AGCGGAAGCGAACGCGCGTGAAGCGCGGGCGCGCAGCGCGGGGGGGTGTCCGTGCGGAGCAAAAGCCATCCCCCTCGATCCCCCTTCGTATCGAAGGGGGAAGAAAAGCGGCAGCCGTTCGGGCACCTCGCTCATTGCCGCTTGCCGTGTTTGTGGTCTGACTTGCGCCGACCTTCCTCCCGCCCCGACACCATCCTGAAGTCGATCTTTCGATCCTCCATGCTGGCGCGCAGCACCTGCACGCGCACCGCGTCCCCAAGACGGAACACCTGCCCGGTGCGTTCGCCGCGCAATTCATGGCGGCGCGCGTCGAAATGGTAGTAGTCGTTTCGTAACTGGGTGATGTGCACCAGCCCCGACACTTTCGATTCGGTCAGTTCGACGAACAGCCCGAACGAGGTGACGCCGGTGACGATGCCGTCGAACTCGGAACCGACGTGCTGCTCCATCCACGCACACTTGTAGCGCTCGTCCACGTCGCGTTCGGCTTCCTCGGCGCGGCGCTCGGTGCGCGAGCAGTGCGCGGCCATCGTCGCCATCTTGCTTTCGGTGTAGAGGTACGCGGCGGGCTTGCCGCCCAGCAGCGCGTAGCGGATCGCGCGGTGCACCAGCAGGTCGGGATAACGGCGAATCGGTGAGGTGAAGTGCGCGTAGGCGTCCAGCGCCAACCCGAAATGCCCGTGATTGGCGGACTGGTAGCTCGCGAGGCTCTGCGCGCGCAGCAACACGCTGCGGAACAGTTCGGCGTCGGCGCGGTCAGCCACGCGCTTCAGCAGCGCCGCGAAATCGCGCGGCTTCACTTCGGCCAGCGGCGGCATCTTCAATTTGTATTCGCGCAGGAACGCCAGCAGGTCTTCGTATTTGTCGGCCGGCGGCGGCGCGTGCACGCGGAACGGCGCCGGAATCTTCTTCTTCGCGAGGAACATCGCCGCCTGCACGTTGGCCGCGATCATGCATTCCTCGATTAGCTTGTGCGCGTCGTTGCGTTCGTGCGCGCCCAGCGAAACCACGTCGCCCTTGTCGTCCAACCGGTAATCGACCTCGCTGGTTTCGAACTCGATCGTGCCGCGCCGCTTGCGCGCGGAATCGAATGCCTTGTACAGCGCGTGCAGGTGGTCGATGTGCGGCAGCAGCTTGCCCAGGCCGCGCCGCGCTTCCGCATCGCGCACGCCGATGGCCTGCCACACCGCGTCGTAGGTCAGCCGCGCGTGCGAGCGCATCACCGCCGGGTAGAACTTCGCGCGCGTCACTTCGCCGTCGCTATCCACGCGCATGTCGCAGACCATGCACAGGCGGTCGACTTCGGGATTCAGCGAACAAATGCCGTTCGACAAGGTTTCCGGAAGCATCGGCACCACGAAGCCCGGGAAATACACCGACGTGCCGCGCTTGTAAGCCTCGTCGTCCAGCGCGGCTTCCGGTTGCACGTAGTGCGACACGTCGGCGATCGCGACAATCAGCCGGAAGCCGCCGCCGCGCACGGGTTCCGCGTACACCGCATCGTCGAAGTCGCGCGAATCGGCACCGTCGATCGTGACCAGCGGCAGCTTGCGCAGGTCCACGCGGCCTTCGGTTTCAGCATGCGTCACGCGCGGTTCGACCTTTTCCGCTTCACGCGTCACGTCGATCGGCCATTCGTGCGGCAGGCCGTGGCTTTCGATCGCCATCTCGACGATCAGCGACGGCTGCAGGCGTTCGCCGAGCACGCTGACGATGCGGCCGATCGGTCCGCGTTGCGGCGTCGGTGGATCGGTGATTTCCGCCACCACGATCTGGCCCGTGCGCGCGCCGTTGCGCGCGTCGGGCGGGATCAATACGTCCTGGTGCAGGCGCCGATCATCGGGGTCGACCACCACCACGCCGTGTTCCTCGACCACGCGCCCGACCAGCCGCGGCGCGCGCCGTTCCAGCACCTCGCGGATCGCGCCCTGCTGGCGTCCGCGACGATCGACACCGACCACGGAAGCGAGCACGCGATCGCCGTGCAGCACCTGCCGCATCTGCGCGGGCGACAGATACAAATCGTCGCCGCCCTCGTCGGGGCGCAGGAATCCGTAACCTTCCGCATTGGCCAGCACCGTGCCCGCGATCAGGCCGATGCGTTCCGCGGGCGCCAATCCGCCGCGGCGGCTTTCCAGCAACTGGCCGTCGCGCAGCATCGCGCGCAGGCGTTTGTCCAAGGCTTCGCGGCGCACATCGTCGCGGATGCCCAGCGCTTCGGCAATCGCATCGGCGCGCAACAGGCTGCCGCGCTCGGCCAGTACGCTGAGGATCGCTTCGCGGCTGGGAATCGGATGCTCGTAGCGCTGCGCTTCGCGCTCGGCATGCGGATCGGCGAAGTGTCGCGTGTCCGGCTTGCGGGCGGTCTGCTTCTTCTTCGCCTCGTTGCGTGGCGAAGCTTCGTGCTTGCGCTTCGCGGGCTTCTTTTCCGCGCGGGATTTGCGCACGGTGCGGGACGACGGGCGGTTGCGTCTTGGCATTGCGCCAGCGTCGCGGAGCGGCGCCGCGAAAGCAAGTCCGCGGCGGCGCCCGCTACGCCCAACCCGAACGGGTTTCGAAGCGGTTACAGCGCCGACAGGAACGCCACCAAGTCGCTCTTCTGCTGCTCGGTCATGCCGATGTGGAAGCGCGTGTCGTAGAAATCGACCACGTCGTGCAGGGTCGCGGCCGAGCCGTTGTGGAAGTACGGCGCGCGCGCCGCGAGGCCGCGCAGGTTCGGGCCCTTGAACTTGCCGATGTCGGCCCACTTGCCGGTCAGCATCGCGCGGCCCGGATCGGTGGTCTGCACGACCTGTCCGGTCTTGATGTTGGTGAGCGTGTACAGCGGCATGTCGGGCGTGCGCCGGCTGGCATCTGCGATGCCGATGTTGAGCGGCGCGCCCACCGAGTGATTGCCGATGTTCGGCGAGTCATGGCAAGTGCCGCAGGTGCCGTGGATCACGGGTTGTCCGGTCGCATCGTTCAAGCCGGCCACGCCGGTGATCTGGATCGGCAGCGAATCGAACAGCTCCTGGCCGCGTGCGATGGCGGTGCGCGCCATCGTTTGCGGATCGAAGCGGCGCAATGGATCGGGGCTGCGCCAACTGTCGAACAGCCGCATCACTCTCGGGTCGAACGGATCGAGCGTGGGATCGTTGCCCAGCGAATCGTTGATGCCGACCCAGAATTTCTGCAGCGCAAGGATCGCGGGGCCGCCCATGCCGCCGGCGTCGTTGAGCTGTCCGGCCAGTGCGTCCTGGATTTGCGCGGTGACCAGTGGCAACTCGAACGCGACGATCTGGTCGAGGACCGCCTGGCTCGGCGCCGTCGCCGCCTGCTCGTGCCCGAGCACCGCGTGCATCGCCTGCGACGCAAGGCTGAGGCGAAGATCCTCGACGTCGATGCCGGCATCCATCGGCGGCTTGAACGGAAGATTCGTTTCGCGCCCGTCCCACATCACCGCGGTGTCCCAGATCAGGTTGCTCGCGGGCAGCGGACGCCGGAACAACGAAAGCGCCTGCGCGCTCGCGTAGCCGTACGGATCGTCGACCGCCGTCAGCGTGAACTCCGCGTTCGCCGGCATCGGCAGGCTCACCCGGATCACGCCGTGGTTCAGCAGCATCGAATACGCGGCTTCGCGCGCGGCCAGCGTCGACACGTCGGCCAGCGGCGAATTGGCGCCATCGACCGGACGGAAGATCGGATCGGTGCCGCGCGTCGCCACGAAACGGCGTTGCACGTCGGCGGCGGAAATCGACCAGCCATCCTGCTGCTGGTGGCAGGAACTGCACGAGCGCCCGTTGCTGCCGAGGCTCTGGAAGAACGGGTTGCCCTGGTCGATGCGGCCGCTGGGCGTACTGGTCTGCAGCATGCCGGAAGGATCGCGCGTGGTCAGCGCGCCCGCGCGGGAAGGCGACGCGACCTGCTGCGCGGCTCCGCCGCCGGCGATGGCCAGCAGCGCGACCGCGGCAACCAGACGGCCCCCCGGCCGCGGCAAGTATCGATGGGACATGGCGTTGCCTCCTGTGCGGATGCGCACAAGGGAGAACACCGTCATGCGGGAAATTGCGACACCGTTTCGATCAATGCGTTTGCGCACGCATCCGCGCCAGCCGCACCCCGACCGGCCACTGGCCGATCTTCGCCAGCGCCGCTTCGATGGCGGCCTGGTTCGGCGGGGCCGCGCCGGGCGCCGAGGCCAGCAGCAGTTGCGCCTCCAGCCGCCACGGATGCGCGGGCAAGGCAGCGGCGCGATCGAGCGCCACGATCAACGCACGCGCGTCGCGCACGGCATCGGCGTGGTGCCCAAGCGTTTCCGCCAGCCGCATCGAATCGAGCAGGAACAACGGCCACGACACCGGATCGATCGCATGCACGCGCGCGTCCAGCGCCGCCGCCCGCGCGTAGTCCGCCTGCGCGGCGGATACGTCACCGGCCGCAGCCAAGGCGCGGCCGCGTTCCAGCAAAGCCAGCGCCACGGCCAGATCGTGCAGGATGCCTTCGTGGCAATCGTCCGCTTTCGAAACCGCGATCTGCGCGGCGGCGACGGCATCCGGCGCGCGCTGCAGCAACAGCAAGGCGCGCGCCTGCTGGGCCGCGTTCTCGGCCACGTCGCAGGCCGAAGCGCCGCGCGCGCGCTGTTCTTCGAGCAACGCCGTCGTCAGTGCCAGCGCGGGCGCCGCCTGCTCCTTCGCCAGCAACACATAGGCAAGCTGGGTGCGCGGCGCGAGCGGCTTGCGGCGCAGGCCATTGCCGAGCGAGTCGAGCAGCGCCTCGGCGTTGCGCGCATCCGCATCGGCGGCATCCAGGTCACCGCGATACAACGCGATCTTCGACTGCAGGTTCCAGGTGTCGGCCAGGTTCATCGGCGTCGCATTGCCGTGCAACTTGCGCGCGAGCGCTTCGTCCGCCAGCGGCCGCGCCTCGGCGATGCGGTCGGCGTCCAGCAGGACGCTGGCCAGATCGTGGGTGGCCGAGCCGAGTTCGTCGCAACGAACGCCTGCGGCGCACGCGGCGCGATACGCCACGATCATCTCGCGGCCCCGCGACACGGCCAGCGGCATGTTGCCCTGTCCATCCGCAACCGCCATCCCGATCTTCAGCAGCATCGCGCGCGGCACGTCGCCGGGCAGCCGTCCCGCGGGCACCTCAAGCAGCGGACCGATCCGCGCCGCGGCGCCGTCGTAATCGCCCTTGCGGATCAGCGTGCGGGTCAATCCGATTTCGACGCCGATCCGGATCGGCGAGTCGGCAGGCAAGTTCGCCGCGCTGGCTTCGGCTTCGCGCAACAACGCTTCGGAACGCGGGATGTCGCGCATGTCGCGCAACACGTTGCCCAGCGTGTAGAGCAATTCCGCGTGCAAGGCGGGCTGCTCGCGCAATTCCAGCGGCAAGGCCTTCGCCGTGGTATAGACCAGCGTGGGCACGTCCGGGCGGCGCGCGGCGGCCACGTCGGGCGCGGTCTTGCGCAACAAACCCACCACGAAATCGCGGATCGCGTTGGCGCGCTGCGCCTGCTGGCGCGCAACGTGCGTCTGCCACAGCGCGATCGACAGCGACACGAGTATCGCCAGCCCCAATACCGCGGTGACCGCGACGCCGCCGCGATGGCGCGCGACGAAGCGGCCGGTGCGATACCAGCGCGAAGGCGGATGCGCGCGCACCGGCAAGCAATCCAGGTAGCGCTCGATGTCTTCCGCCAGCGCGCCGCCCGAACCGTAGCGGTGCTCGGGCTCCGGCGCGGTGGCCTTGGCGACGATGTTGGCGAGATCGCCGCGCAATTTGCGTGCGTGCTTCGATCGGCCTTGTGCGGCATCCGTCGCGTTCGTGGTCGTGCGCGTCTGCGTCGTCGCGCTTCGCTCGCCGGTCAGCAGCTCGCGCAGCAGCACGCCCAGCGCGTACACGTCGGTGGCAGTGGTGATCGCGCCCGGCGTGAACTGTTCCGGCGCCGCGTAGGCCGGCGTCAGCGCGTGGTGGCGGGTGCGCGTGGCGTCGTCGGTTTCGTCCAGCAACTTGGCGATGCCGAAATCCAGCAGCTTCATTTCGCCTTCGGCGGTGACCAGCACGTTGGAAGGTTTCAGGTCGCGGTGCACGATCAGCGCGCGATGCGCGGATTCGACCGCGCGGCATACGCGCAAAAACAGCGTCAGCCGCTGGCGTTCGGACAACGCGTGTTGCTGCGCATGGCGCGTGATCGGCACGCCGTCGATCAATTCCAGTGCGATGTAGGCGAGCCCGTTGTCGGCGATGCCGCCTTCGATCAGCCGCGCGATGCCGGGATGGCGCAGGCGCGCCAGCGCTTCGCGTTCGTGATGGAACCGGCGCCGTGCCTCGGCGGTGTACAAGCCGCGCGCCAGCAGCTTGACTGCGACGAACTGGCGCACGCCCTCCACTTCGCGGCAGCCGCGGAACACGGTAGACGAGCCGCCTTCGCCCAGCACTTCCAGCAATTTGAACGGACCGATGCGGCTGCCGGGCGGCAACGGTTCGACGGCTTCGGCTTCGCCGATCCTTTGCGCGGCATTGGCGGCGTCGCCCGCCGTCAGCCACTCGCCTTCTTCCGCATCGGCCGCCAGCATGCGCTCCAGTTCGGCGCGCATCGACCGGTCCGCGCAACCTGCGAGCAGGCGCGCACGCGCATCCGGCGGCAGCTTCAGCGCCTCCTCGAACAAGTCGCGCAGTGTCGGCGTGGATTCCACCGTCGCAACTCCCCGGCCATGTCCTGCGATAAACCCCGTCCGCGCCCCGTTTGCGACGCGCGGCGTCAATCCATGTGCGATTTGATGAAAGCGCGCGCGAAGCGCCAGTCGCGATCGATGGTGCGGCGCGCCAGCCCCAGCGTTTCCGCCACCTGTTCAAGGCTCAGGCCCGCGAAATAACGCAACTCGACGACCTTGGCCGCGCGCGCATCGGTCTGTTCCAGGGCATCCAGCGCCGCATCCAGCGCCAGCGCCTGTTCGGCCGTATCGATGGCCAATTGCGCATTGCGGTCGTCCAGCGTGACGCGGTTCCACTGGCCGCCGGCGCGCAACCGCAAACGGTCGCGCGCACGATTGATCAGCAGGTGGCGCATCGCGCGGGCGGCGTAGGCGAAGAATTGCGCCGGTTCCTGGAACTGCAACGCCGGGCGGTCGCCCATGCGCAGGTACAATTCGTGGACCAGCTCGGTGGTGTCGAGCGTGCCGTTGCGGCGCTGGCCCGCCAGCCGCCACGAGGCCATTGCCTTCAGGCGCTCATAGACCTCGACGAACAATGCGTCGGACGAAGTCCCGGCCGGCATCTCGCTGCAGTCGACCATGGCGCCTCCACACCCATGCGACTTCCGCGATCGCCAGCGTCACGCAGAACGGCGGGAAACGCAAGCCAGGCGAGCGGCGCGCCGGACGTAAGGTGCCGCGGCGTTGCGGGCGGCGTTATTGCGCCTTGCCGGCCTGCAGGTTCTGCACGATCTCCAGCGAACGCTTGACGTGCTGGTCGGGCGTCAGGTGGTCGGCTTCCGACGACAAGGTGGTGACGACCTTGCCGGTGCGGTCGAGCACGAAGGTCGTGCGCGGGAAAAAGCCATGGGTCACCGGCTTGTGCTGGACATCGGTCACGCCCTTCTGCGGCGGCATCATCTTCAGGTCGTATTGCGCGGCGATCTTGCCGTCCGGATCGGACGCGACCGGAAACTTGCCGGCGCAGTAATTCGGATCGGACGAAAACTGGTTGAGCCGCGCGATCGAATCCGCCGACACGCCGATGATCGTGGCACCGGCCTTGCTGAACTGGTCGGCGTCGGTCGCGAAAGTGTGCGCCTCGAGGTCGCAGCCGCCGGTGTAGGCCGCCGGGTAGAAATAGACCACCACCGGGCCTTTCGCCAGCGCCCGCTTCAGCGAGAAGGTGAAATCCTTGCCCGCGAGGCTCGCGGTGGCGGTGAAATCCGGCGCCGCAGCGCCCGTTTTCAGCGCAGCCGCTGCCGGGATCGCCAGCATCGACGTCAATGCGCCCGCGGTGAGCAGACCTGCCAATCGCTTGTTCATCTCGAAACCCTCCGGTGATCGCCGCCACGGTAGCACGGCCGGCTGATCCGGGTTAGTGCACTCCAGGCGCAGCGAGGTTGCATTGACAGTCCGGCCGTCGCGCGGCTATCGTACGCGGCTCGCTGGCGCCTGGCGCCGCGGCCGGACACCTGCCCAGGTGGCGGAATTGGTAGACGCACTAGTTTCAGGTACTAGCGGGTAAAACCGTGGAGGTTCGAGTCCTCTCCTGGGCACCAGTTGATTGCATGATGAAAACCCGCGCATGTCGCGGGTTTTTTTGTGCCTCAGCTTTCAGATCGCCGCATCACCGGCTCACCGACGCAACAACCGACGGAGCAAACCCAGAGTCGCAGCATAGGCCTCCTCTGCATCCAACGCGCCCTTCGACATCAGAGAAGGTTGGCCGGACTTCCTTTGACGATGCCATAACACCACAACGACGAGACTTGCGCGGCATGGATTGAAGCGTCTTCCTGACGCAGCAGGTGCAACATGCGTTCGCATCGTTACGTGTGTGTATTCGCGGGGGCGTTGCTCGCAGCCTCCGCCGCATTCGCCGGTGAACCGGTCAACGGGCCTTTCGACATCAGCACGCCGCAGACCTTCGAACAGCAAGCCGCGCAGGTGAGCGCCGGCATGCAGGCCGGCGGCGCCTACGGTTTCCTTTCCGCGCAGGAGCGCGCGCGCGTCGAGCAGGAAATCATGGCCATGCGCACCCTGTTCCAGCGTTACGGCAACATCGAGACGATGGATGGCGCACGGCGCGTCGAGTTGTACAACGCGCAGGAATCGGTCAACCAGATATTGACCCGCGGCCAGGCCGGCAGCACGCGTTGTGCGTGGGCGCAGCCGACCGGCTCGCACATTCCGCGCACGTCGTGCTGGTCCATCGGGACCTGACCACGACACAGGACGAGCGGGATGGGAGCACGGACCTGATCGCGTCTGCACCGCTGCAGACGGAAACGCACCAGTCACCACATGCGGCAAACGCTTGATAGACTAGCCTCACAGACCAGTCGAGGCTTGCCATGTCCAAACTCGGAGCGTATGAAGCGAAAACCCATCTGCCCCGGTTGTTGCGACAAGTCGAATCGGGCGAGGTGGTGACCATCACGCGCAATGGCCGCGCCGTCGCGCGCCTCACGCGCGTGTCCGACGCAAGCAGCGCGGCGGCCCGGATACTGGAGCTTCGCAAGACGGTGAGCCGAACCGCACGCGGCAAGAGACTCTCCATGCGCGAGCTGATCGCGGAAGGGCGCAGGTGAGCACGCCTGTCCTCGTGCTCGACGCTTCCCTGGCGCTTTCTTGGGCTCTCCCGGATGAGGCGTCCGCCCACGGCGATGCCGTTCTGGCGACCGTGGCGAAGTCCGGCGCCGTTGTTCCAAATTTGTGGCCGCATGAAGTCGGCAACGGATTGCTCATGGCGCAAAAGAGAGGCCGGCTCACGACCGCGCAGCGCATGGCATTCATCGAAGCGCTGCTGCAGTTGCCCATCGAGCTGGCGGCACCGGGAAGGCGTGCGGTACTCGATACGCAAACGTCACTCGCGGAGCGCTATGCCCTGACCGCATACGATGCGGCTTACCTGGATCTCGCCCTGCGCCACGGTTTGCCGCTGGCCACGCAGGACAAGGCGATGAAGTCCGCGGCGACGAAAGCGGGCGTGGCGATCGCATAGCCTGTGGCCGCAGGTCTGGGCGGCGCCGATGCACCGGCCTCACACCTGCAAACGGTCTCCGTCGCGCGCGACCAGCTTGTACAGCGCGGGCATCAGGAAAATGCCGATCGCAAGGCGCGAGATCATGCCGGCCACGATCACCAGCGCGAACGGGCGCTGCGAGTCAGTGCCGACGCCGCTGGATTATCGGAAATGTCGCGGTCGATCTCAGCATCAGACTGAAGCGTCGTGGACATTCAGAGATGCCGAAGCTCCGTGGGTTGCTCGGTCCAATTGTCGTGCAGCCCATCCGAATAGCGGATGGCGCCGCTCAAAAGTTCCTCTGGCAAGGCATCGTCGAGCGTCGCGACGAAAATAGTTACGAAAGGGCCGCCCATGTAGGGCGCGTCGCCGCGTGCGTGAGTGTGAATGCCGCACTTCGCGCAGTGATATTTCACCGGCGCTTGCGGATGCCTGTGGTAGGCGACGCCTTCTTCCGATCCCGTGGCGAGACGGAACGCGTGCGGTTTCACGTGGATGCCCCAGGCGCGCGCCTTGAGGCAATACGTGCAATTGCAGCGGCTGGTTCCCTCGGACAGATCCAGATCCGCCTCGTAACGAATCCCGCCACAGTGGCAACTGCCGTGATAAGTCTTCAACATTGTGCTTCTCCTTCAAGGGTCCACGTTGTTGCTCATTTCGCAAGAAATCCCACTGCATCCACGATGAAGTGGGCCAGCATGCTCGCCCAGAGGTTGCGCCGCCACAAATAGAACAGGGTCAATACCGCACCGGCACTGCCGGCTACAAGCAAATGATGCCATCCCCAGAAACTGAGGTGATCGAGCGTGAACACCGACCATGTCAACAAACCAGCGATCGAGCGGCTGCCGGTCAGTTCCTGCACACGCTCGATGCCGTAACCGCGGAAAGTGATCTCTTCCGAGACTGCTGCGCGAACGACGACCATGCACTGCAGCCAGTATGGAATTGTCGAAACATTCTTGAACTGTCCGTTTTCGCTCCAGTGCAGAGCCGGGAAAATCATCAGGTAAATCGCAGCGAGCAACGCGACGATAAACGCGCCAGCGGCCACGGCAAGCGCGAGGTCGGCCGCACTGGGTTTGCGCAATCCCACCGATGAAAGCGGGCGTCGCTCCACGAAGAAGACGTACAGCAACGCGATGGCAACGATGCTCCAGAATGCCATCTCGGTGAGAATCATGTGGCCGAGGTTCTGGAATTGTCCGAGCCAGTGTCCGAGCGGCATGCTCATCAAACCGATCGTGACCAGCAACCCGATCGTGGAAGAAACCCACGGCTTGCTTTGCTGCATCGTATCGTGCGCAAGCACCTCGGTGGTCATGCTCGGCTCCTTTTTGCGCGTTGCTTGTTCAAGGCGCGGCGGCCGTTCTCCACAATCGCGATGAAGCGCTTCAGCGCTGCGGTCGTGCGCGCGCGGTCTCCCGTGCTCATCAATTCCAGGAACAGGCCGTCGAATATCGCGATCAGCACGCTTGCCATCGCATCGTCCTGTTCGTTCGCCGGCAGCATGGGTTTAACCAAATCCAGCCAGTTCGCGGAGCTGCGTTGGGGATAAGCACCATAGGCTGCCGGATTCTGCACCGCCAGAATCTGCAACTCGTAAAGCAATTTCAGATACGGATAATTTTCCGGCGCAATGGCCCAGCGCCAGAAAACCATCAGCGGCCTTTCCTTGCCGGTCCCGCGCGAACCTTCGAACATCGCGGCGAACGATTGCCGCAAGCGCGACTGCATCCGCTCCAGTACCTGCGCCAGCAGACTTTCCTTGGACCCGAAGTGGTAAACAAGCAGGCGCGCACTGGTACCCGTCGCCGCCGCCATTGGGCGCAACGAAAGATCGCTGAGCCCATGCTCGAGCAGGTAATCCACCAAAGAGTCCAGGAGCTGATCTCTGCGCCCTTGCATGTAACGAACGTTACACGAAACAATCGTTACACGTCAAGTGTGCAATTCCCCGATAGCGCGAGATGATGAGCGGGTAAGCCGGGTGGTTAAATCACACCTGCAACCGATCCCCGTCGCGCGCGACCAGCTTGTACAGCGCGGGCATCAGGAAGATGCCGATCGCGAGGCGCGAGATCATGCCGGCCACGATCACCAGCGCGAACGGGCGCTGCGAGTCGGTACCGACGCCGTGCGCGACCGCGGCGGGCAAGAGGCCCAGCGCCGCGACCAGCGCGGTCATCAGGATGGGCCTGAGGCGCAACACCGCGGCTTCGTGCGCGGCACGCAGCTTGTCCATGCCGGCCAGCCGCAGTTCGTTCGCGCAACTGATGTACACCACGCCGGTCAGCACCGACACGCCGAACAGCACGATGAAGCCGATGCCGGACGACACCGAGAACGGCGTGCCGGTCACCCACATCGCGAACACAGCGCCGACCGGCGCCGACAGCAGCACGCCGACCACCGTGATCAGCGGGAACTTGAAGTTGCCGTACAGCACGAACAGCAGACCGAAGATCACCAGCACCGTCAGCGGCAGGATCACGCGCATCTGCGCGCGCGAGGCCGTGTATTCCTTGTATTCGCCACCCCAATCCAGCCGATAGCCTTGCGGCAGCTTCACGTTCCTGGCGACCTGCGCGATCGCGTCGTCCACCGCGCCGGCGAGATCGCGCCCCGTCACCGAGAACTGCACGCCGATGTAGCGCGAATTGTTTTCGCGGTAGATGAAGGACGCGCCGTTCTCGACCTTGATGCTGGCCAGTTCCTTCAACGGAATCTGCTGGCCGCCGGGTGTCGCGACCGGGATGCCGCCGATCTCCTCGGGGTTGTCGCGGAAGCGCTGCTGCAGCCGCACCACGAGGTCGAACTGCTTGTCGCCCTGCACCACCTGCGTCGCCACGTCGCCGCCGATCGCGGCGTTGATGAGGTTGTTGATGTCGTCGACGTTCAGGCCGTAGCGCGCGATCTTGGCGCGGTCGATGTCGATCGCGAGGTTGGGCTGGCCGAGTTCGTGCACCAGCGTGATGTCTGTGATGCCGCGCACCTTCTCCATCACCGCCTTGATCGCCTTGCCTTCCTGCTGCAGCGTCTGCAGGCTCGGCCCGTACAGCTTCACCGCCAGCGCGCTCTTCAGCCCCGTCTCGGCTTCGTCCACCGCGTCTTCCGCCGGTTGGGTGAAATTGAACTGGATGCCGGGGAATTTCTGCAGCTTGTCGTTGATCGCATCGATCAGCGCCTGCTTGTCGCGGTACGCGCCGTGCCACTGCGAATACGGCTTCAGTCCCACGAAGAACTCGTCGTTGAAGAAGCCCGTCGAATCGGTGCCGTCGTCGGGACGCCCGAGTTCGCTCGTCACCGTGGTCACGACGGGGAATGACATCAGCACCTTGCGGATCTCGGGCGAGATTTCCGACGCCTTGTCGAACGAGATCGTGTACGGCATCGTCGCGCGCACCCACAGCGCGCCTTCGTCGAGGTTCGGCATGAACTCGGCGCCGATGCCCTGCATCATCAGGAAAGTCAGCGCCAGCAGCACGCCGGCCGCGGCGGTGACCGGCCATGCGGAACGCTGCGTGCGTTCCAGCACGCGCACGTACCAGGCCTTGAACTTTTCGTAGATCGCGTTGCGGCGCTCGCGCACGCCCTTGCGCATGAAGAAACCGCACAGCACCGGCAGCAGCGTCAGCGTGACGACGAGCGAACCAATCAGCGCGAAGATCATGGTGTCGGCCATTGGCTTGAACAGCGTGCCCGACGGACCGGAGAGGAAGTAGATCGGCAGGAAGCTCGCGACGATCACCGCGACCGCGTACACCAGCGGGCGGTCGATTTCGCCGGCGGCGGCGAGGATCACCTGCTTGATGTCGTACTCGGTGCCGCGCCTCGACGCGAGTTCGCGGAAGATGTTCTCGACCATGAAGATCGCGCCATCCACGAGGATGCCGAAATCCACCGCGCCGATCGACAACAGGTTGGCCGATGCATTCTTCACGTCGAGGCACAGGAACGCGAACAGCAGCGCCAGCGGCACCGTCACCGCCACGATCAGGCCCGCGCGCAGGTCGTAGAGGAAAAACACCAGCACCACGATCACCAGCACCAGGCCGATGGTGAGGTTGTGCATCACCACGCCCTTGGTCTGGTTGATCAGATCGGT
The genomic region above belongs to Rhodanobacteraceae bacterium and contains:
- a CDS encoding 3'-to-5' exoribonuclease RNase R, translated to MPRRNRPSSRTVRKSRAEKKPAKRKHEASPRNEAKKKQTARKPDTRHFADPHAEREAQRYEHPIPSREAILSVLAERGSLLRADAIAEALGIRDDVRREALDKRLRAMLRDGQLLESRRGGLAPAERIGLIAGTVLANAEGYGFLRPDEGGDDLYLSPAQMRQVLHGDRVLASVVGVDRRGRQQGAIREVLERRAPRLVGRVVEEHGVVVVDPDDRRLHQDVLIPPDARNGARTGQIVVAEITDPPTPQRGPIGRIVSVLGERLQPSLIVEMAIESHGLPHEWPIDVTREAEKVEPRVTHAETEGRVDLRKLPLVTIDGADSRDFDDAVYAEPVRGGGFRLIVAIADVSHYVQPEAALDDEAYKRGTSVYFPGFVVPMLPETLSNGICSLNPEVDRLCMVCDMRVDSDGEVTRAKFYPAVMRSHARLTYDAVWQAIGVRDAEARRGLGKLLPHIDHLHALYKAFDSARKRRGTIEFETSEVDYRLDDKGDVVSLGAHERNDAHKLIEECMIAANVQAAMFLAKKKIPAPFRVHAPPPADKYEDLLAFLREYKLKMPPLAEVKPRDFAALLKRVADRADAELFRSVLLRAQSLASYQSANHGHFGLALDAYAHFTSPIRRYPDLLVHRAIRYALLGGKPAAYLYTESKMATMAAHCSRTERRAEEAERDVDERYKCAWMEQHVGSEFDGIVTGVTSFGLFVELTESKVSGLVHITQLRNDYYHFDARRHELRGERTGQVFRLGDAVRVQVLRASMEDRKIDFRMVSGREEGRRKSDHKHGKRQ
- a CDS encoding Cytochrome c peroxidase; translation: MSHRYLPRPGGRLVAAVALLAIAGGGAAQQVASPSRAGALTTRDPSGMLQTSTPSGRIDQGNPFFQSLGSNGRSCSSCHQQQDGWSISAADVQRRFVATRGTDPIFRPVDGANSPLADVSTLAAREAAYSMLLNHGVIRVSLPMPANAEFTLTAVDDPYGYASAQALSLFRRPLPASNLIWDTAVMWDGRETNLPFKPPMDAGIDVEDLRLSLASQAMHAVLGHEQAATAPSQAVLDQIVAFELPLVTAQIQDALAGQLNDAGGMGGPAILALQKFWVGINDSLGNDPTLDPFDPRVMRLFDSWRSPDPLRRFDPQTMARTAIARGQELFDSLPIQITGVAGLNDATGQPVIHGTCGTCHDSPNIGNHSVGAPLNIGIADASRRTPDMPLYTLTNIKTGQVVQTTDPGRAMLTGKWADIGKFKGPNLRGLAARAPYFHNGSAATLHDVVDFYDTRFHIGMTEQQKSDLVAFLSAL
- a CDS encoding Serine/threonine protein kinase, giving the protein MESTPTLRDLFEEALKLPPDARARLLAGCADRSMRAELERMLAADAEEGEWLTAGDAANAAQRIGEAEAVEPLPPGSRIGPFKLLEVLGEGGSSTVFRGCREVEGVRQFVAVKLLARGLYTAEARRRFHHEREALARLRHPGIARLIEGGIADNGLAYIALELIDGVPITRHAQQHALSERQRLTLFLRVCRAVESAHRALIVHRDLKPSNVLVTAEGEMKLLDFGIAKLLDETDDATRTRHHALTPAYAAPEQFTPGAITTATDVYALGVLLRELLTGERSATTQTRTTTNATDAAQGRSKHARKLRGDLANIVAKATAPEPEHRYGSGGALAEDIERYLDCLPVRAHPPSRWYRTGRFVARHRGGVAVTAVLGLAILVSLSIALWQTHVARQQAQRANAIRDFVVGLLRKTAPDVAAARRPDVPTLVYTTAKALPLELREQPALHAELLYTLGNVLRDMRDIPRSEALLREAEASAANLPADSPIRIGVEIGLTRTLIRKGDYDGAAARIGPLLEVPAGRLPGDVPRAMLLKIGMAVADGQGNMPLAVSRGREMIVAYRAACAAGVRCDELGSATHDLASVLLDADRIAEARPLADEALARKLHGNATPMNLADTWNLQSKIALYRGDLDAADADARNAEALLDSLGNGLRRKPLAPRTQLAYVLLAKEQAAPALALTTALLEEQRARGASACDVAENAAQQARALLLLQRAPDAVAAAQIAVSKADDCHEGILHDLAVALALLERGRALAAAGDVSAAQADYARAAALDARVHAIDPVSWPLFLLDSMRLAETLGHHADAVRDARALIVALDRAAALPAHPWRLEAQLLLASAPGAAPPNQAAIEAALAKIGQWPVGVRLARMRAQTH